A single region of the Hyphomicrobiales bacterium genome encodes:
- a CDS encoding conserved exported hypothetical protein (Evidence 4 : Unknown function but conserved in other organisms) → MGIIRTSALACGLLIGAFGAAEAQQADMTFFVTSAGPGQGANLGGLDGADRLCQTLAQTVGAGSKTWRAYLSTQAVNGAAAVNARDRIGRGPWQNIKGVVVAKDVADLHGGSNNLTKQTALTEKGAVVNGRGDTPNIHDVLTGSQPDGTAFAAGSDMTCGNWTKGGADGAAMVGHHDRMGLNEEPPAKSWNSSHPSRGCGQDALKTTGGAGLLYCFAAN, encoded by the coding sequence ATGGGTATCATACGGACATCGGCTCTGGCTTGCGGCCTGCTGATTGGGGCTTTCGGCGCCGCCGAGGCGCAGCAGGCGGATATGACGTTTTTCGTGACAAGCGCGGGCCCCGGTCAGGGCGCGAATCTGGGCGGGCTCGATGGCGCCGACCGCCTTTGTCAGACGCTGGCCCAGACCGTGGGAGCGGGGTCCAAGACCTGGCGGGCGTATCTCTCGACCCAGGCTGTGAACGGCGCGGCGGCGGTCAATGCCCGCGATCGCATCGGCCGGGGGCCATGGCAGAACATCAAGGGCGTCGTCGTTGCCAAGGATGTCGCGGATCTTCATGGCGGTAGCAACAACCTCACGAAGCAGACCGCTCTCACCGAAAAGGGCGCGGTCGTCAACGGACGCGGCGACACGCCGAATATTCATGACGTGCTCACGGGCTCCCAGCCGGACGGCACGGCCTTCGCGGCCGGGAGCGACATGACCTGTGGCAACTGGACGAAGGGCGGCGCCGATGGCGCTGCGATGGTCGGCCATCATGATCGTATGGGGCTCAACGAGGAACCTCCTGCAAAGTCCTGGAATTCGTCGCATCCCTCCCGTGGTTGCGGCCAGGATGCCTTGAAGACGACGGGCGGGGCAGGGCTGCTCTATTGCTTCGCGGCCAACTGA
- a CDS encoding hypothetical protein (Evidence 5 : Unknown function), protein MVTWVWNGGTGNWSDQSNWKAEGTGENGLPQPGDTVVIASGNPQVGAITLQDITIVLGSTDRNAPATLTADATIFAAGTVIMNYGQTAFARLEVHGDVSLAGALSPYAKGGALTVDIVDGASFTNTGIVTSGEVAAISILGEGTFVNNKLLSAVGAGHVVLGENLVIDGTGRIVLGDGGLITVNGAVPATQQITFKAGGTLVVQDLASFHAEIAAFASGNKIDLPELTANQFHFDSKTGVLQIEENGVVVGQMTFSGVSGPGKFELAPLSGGGTLLEGYVPSSVVPPEIAAPDLFPTLPIALRVTPGETITLEDALTQAFGSDFSGYKEFYIYYTGQETWIEDRFSFWDPKDPSVNEWLVNGTSIGAGDNNITRITADQLSSVELKAGNVIGANATILVPIAYDDNGNAVEYASYKPIIVNPDLIPPPVSGRAPTADDIVAMAEAYAKVYYNIPNTNDCFNIGKAIAASVGAALPDTAFNLNPSENVDGGFWRVAYRGDQGEPVLDWSTLVKPGDIVRMAWPGGGGHTTTVIKGVGPEGQILVYDNDSFTPGFESIGEHYANYAPDTLATGITIFRLAEDARYLITATDLTETLQGTIHDDDIRPNGGADSITGGPGDDLVQGLTAQMNGITFTDFTFGDTLGFNDLVAAGVNVSYAHNTGEIFVFSDGEAVAAIKVGEPLDAPIFTVTGDGAGGSVIGAVSGNDVVAASVAPLYDILGRLPDAPGLDFWRTGIESGLLLDDVAATFLASAEFKSDHGDVSDGGFVELLYNTYFNRAPDVGGYAFWVEALEDGAIDRAALLVGFTQSAEYHDLHPA, encoded by the coding sequence ATGGTGACCTGGGTGTGGAACGGGGGCACGGGCAACTGGTCCGATCAGTCGAACTGGAAGGCTGAGGGAACCGGAGAGAACGGTCTGCCGCAACCCGGTGACACGGTCGTCATCGCGAGTGGAAATCCACAGGTCGGGGCTATCACGCTCCAGGACATTACCATCGTCCTCGGCTCGACTGACCGGAATGCTCCCGCGACATTGACGGCGGATGCGACGATCTTCGCCGCCGGAACGGTCATCATGAACTATGGCCAGACCGCTTTCGCCCGGCTCGAGGTCCATGGTGACGTATCGCTGGCGGGTGCTCTTTCGCCTTACGCGAAGGGCGGCGCGCTGACAGTCGATATCGTCGACGGCGCAAGCTTCACGAATACTGGTATTGTCACCAGCGGCGAGGTTGCGGCGATCTCGATCCTTGGGGAAGGCACTTTCGTCAACAACAAGCTGCTTTCAGCGGTTGGCGCGGGCCATGTGGTTCTTGGCGAGAACTTGGTCATCGACGGGACCGGCCGCATTGTCCTTGGCGATGGCGGACTGATTACTGTCAACGGTGCTGTTCCCGCCACCCAGCAGATCACTTTCAAGGCCGGCGGGACACTCGTTGTCCAGGATCTGGCAAGCTTTCATGCGGAGATCGCGGCTTTTGCCAGTGGCAACAAGATCGATCTTCCCGAATTGACCGCCAATCAATTCCATTTCGATTCCAAGACGGGTGTCTTGCAGATCGAAGAGAACGGCGTGGTCGTCGGCCAGATGACCTTCTCGGGCGTTTCCGGGCCAGGCAAGTTTGAACTTGCTCCGCTCTCCGGCGGCGGGACCCTGCTTGAAGGCTATGTCCCTTCGTCCGTGGTGCCGCCGGAAATTGCCGCGCCCGACCTCTTCCCGACCTTGCCGATCGCGCTGCGCGTCACGCCCGGCGAAACGATCACGCTGGAAGACGCGCTGACCCAGGCGTTCGGCAGCGACTTCAGCGGCTACAAGGAATTCTATATCTATTACACCGGCCAGGAAACCTGGATCGAAGACCGCTTCTCGTTCTGGGATCCGAAGGATCCGAGCGTGAATGAGTGGCTGGTGAATGGCACGTCGATCGGGGCAGGCGACAACAACATCACCAGGATCACCGCCGATCAGTTGTCGTCGGTGGAACTGAAAGCGGGCAATGTCATCGGTGCCAATGCCACCATTCTCGTGCCGATCGCTTACGACGACAACGGAAACGCGGTTGAATATGCTAGTTATAAGCCGATCATCGTCAACCCGGACCTGATACCTCCGCCGGTCTCGGGACGTGCGCCGACTGCCGACGATATTGTCGCGATGGCAGAGGCTTATGCCAAGGTCTATTATAACATCCCGAATACCAACGATTGCTTCAACATCGGCAAGGCGATTGCTGCCTCGGTCGGCGCGGCGTTGCCCGATACCGCATTTAATCTCAACCCGAGCGAGAATGTCGACGGCGGTTTCTGGCGGGTGGCCTACCGCGGCGATCAGGGGGAGCCGGTCCTGGACTGGTCGACGCTCGTCAAGCCGGGAGACATCGTTCGCATGGCTTGGCCGGGCGGGGGCGGCCACACGACCACCGTGATCAAGGGCGTCGGGCCTGAAGGCCAGATTCTCGTCTACGACAATGACTCGTTCACGCCCGGCTTCGAGTCCATCGGCGAGCACTATGCGAATTACGCACCGGACACGCTCGCCACAGGCATCACCATTTTCAGGCTTGCCGAGGACGCGCGCTATCTGATCACGGCGACGGATCTGACGGAGACGTTGCAAGGTACGATCCATGACGACGATATCCGCCCCAATGGCGGCGCGGACAGCATAACCGGCGGACCGGGCGATGATCTTGTCCAGGGCCTCACGGCCCAGATGAACGGCATCACCTTCACCGATTTCACCTTTGGCGACACGCTCGGTTTCAACGATCTCGTGGCCGCCGGGGTCAACGTCTCCTACGCGCATAACACGGGGGAGATCTTCGTCTTCAGCGACGGCGAGGCTGTCGCGGCGATCAAGGTGGGCGAGCCGCTTGACGCGCCGATTTTCACAGTCACGGGCGATGGCGCCGGCGGCTCGGTCATCGGGGCGGTCTCGGGAAATGATGTGGTGGCAGCTTCCGTTGCGCCGCTCTACGATATACTTGGTCGCTTGCCCGATGCGCCGGGCCTTGATTTCTGGAGAACTGGCATCGAGTCCGGTCTACTGCTCGATGACGTCGCCGCGACTTTCCTGGCGAGCGCCGAATTCAAATCAGATCATGGCGATGTCAGCGACGGCGGCTTCGTCGAACTGCTCTACAATACCTATTTCAATCGCGCTCCGGATGTCGGCGGCTACGCCTTTTGGGTTGAGGCCCTCGAAGACGGTGCCATTGATCGCGCTGCCCTGCTGGTAGGGTTCACGCAGAGCGCTGAATACCACGACCTGCATCCGGCATAG
- a CDS encoding LacI family transcriptional regulator: MPTKTRTPRRRSATSAVTMADVAAAAGVSTQTVSRALRDSSSVSGETLQRIEEAVRKTHYVQNFSASHLASNRSMTVAAIIPAISTSIFAETIQGLSDVLLPEGYQVFLGHTDYVAAREEALIRSLSGRRPDGFFIIGTHHTRDATHILKRAGVPVVESWGLTPRPIDLVVGFSNHAAMKAVVNHLADRGYQRLTFAGVMKPGDHRAKDRLKGFLDAHGERFPGVEPQVTTATSNSMIMATGAELLDLVRSSYPKTDAIVFTSDVLASGAAFRCNDLGVRVPEDLAITGFGNYDIAGHLRPSLTTVAIATRRIGMLSAELLLARMQDKPIPERVVDIGFELLVRDSS, from the coding sequence GTGCCAACGAAAACAAGGACCCCGCGCCGCCGTTCCGCCACTTCGGCCGTCACGATGGCGGATGTCGCGGCCGCCGCAGGCGTATCGACGCAGACCGTGTCCCGCGCGCTCCGCGATTCGTCGAGCGTCAGTGGCGAGACGCTGCAGCGGATCGAGGAGGCCGTCCGCAAGACGCATTACGTGCAGAATTTCTCGGCGAGCCATCTGGCATCCAACCGGAGCATGACCGTCGCGGCGATCATCCCGGCCATATCGACCTCGATCTTTGCCGAGACGATCCAGGGCCTGTCGGACGTGCTTCTGCCGGAAGGCTACCAGGTTTTCCTCGGCCACACGGACTATGTCGCCGCCCGGGAGGAAGCCCTTATCCGCAGCCTGAGCGGCCGGCGGCCGGACGGCTTCTTCATCATCGGCACACACCATACGCGTGACGCGACGCATATTCTCAAGCGCGCCGGCGTGCCAGTCGTCGAGAGCTGGGGCCTGACGCCCCGCCCGATCGATCTCGTGGTCGGCTTCTCCAACCATGCGGCGATGAAAGCGGTGGTGAACCACCTCGCGGATCGCGGCTACCAGCGGCTCACCTTCGCGGGCGTCATGAAGCCCGGCGACCATCGCGCCAAGGACCGCCTCAAGGGCTTTCTCGACGCCCATGGCGAGCGCTTTCCGGGCGTGGAGCCACAGGTGACGACAGCTACCAGCAATTCGATGATCATGGCCACGGGCGCCGAGCTGCTAGACCTCGTCCGCTCCAGTTATCCAAAGACCGACGCTATCGTCTTCACCAGCGACGTCCTCGCCTCCGGCGCGGCGTTCCGCTGTAACGACCTGGGGGTCCGGGTGCCGGAAGACCTCGCGATCACCGGCTTCGGCAACTACGATATCGCGGGGCATCTCCGTCCGAGCCTGACGACAGTCGCCATCGCGACCCGCAGGATTGGCATGCTTTCGGCCGAACTGCTGCTCGCCCGGATGCAGGACAAGCCCATTCCCGAACGGGTGGTCGATATCGGCTTTGAACTGCTGGTCCGCGACAGTTCGTGA
- a CDS encoding NADP-dependent 3-hydroxy acid dehydrogenase YdfG, translating into MGGLTGRIAWITGGGSGIGAAGARALAAAGAYVVVSGRREAALADVVAGIVAAGGAGEAAVVDVAHEGSVREVADRIAAAHGGIDILVASAGVNVPDRSFATLDPTAWTTLINVNLNGTMYAIQSVLPGMRARRDGLVIIVSSWVGRHPVLLGGPGYNAAKQAVVALSHSLNMEECGNGIRSSVIMPGEVATDHIMKRAVPPSPEELARLLSPDDVGQMIRVVAEMPPRVCVNEVLISPTWNRNFIAAN; encoded by the coding sequence ATGGGTGGGCTGACGGGCCGGATTGCCTGGATCACGGGAGGCGGGAGTGGCATTGGCGCGGCCGGTGCCAGGGCGCTTGCCGCCGCCGGCGCGTATGTCGTCGTTTCAGGTCGCCGTGAGGCAGCACTTGCCGATGTTGTCGCGGGCATCGTTGCCGCGGGTGGCGCGGGTGAGGCTGCTGTCGTCGATGTCGCCCATGAAGGCAGCGTTCGCGAAGTCGCCGACAGGATTGCTGCCGCGCATGGCGGCATCGATATCCTCGTCGCCAGTGCTGGCGTCAATGTTCCTGACCGTAGCTTCGCGACACTCGACCCGACTGCGTGGACGACGCTGATCAATGTCAATCTGAACGGAACGATGTACGCCATCCAGTCCGTTCTTCCCGGCATGCGGGCACGGCGGGACGGGCTTGTCATCATCGTATCGTCCTGGGTCGGCCGGCATCCGGTGCTGCTCGGTGGCCCGGGTTACAATGCGGCCAAGCAGGCAGTGGTGGCGCTCAGCCATTCCCTCAATATGGAAGAATGCGGCAACGGCATTCGCTCCAGCGTCATCATGCCGGGCGAGGTCGCGACGGACCACATCATGAAACGTGCTGTGCCACCCTCGCCGGAGGAGCTGGCGCGGCTTCTGAGCCCTGACGATGTTGGGCAGATGATCCGCGTGGTGGCTGAGATGCCGCCGCGGGTCTGCGTCAACGAAGTGCTCATCAGCCCGACCTGGAACCGCAATTTCATCGCGGCGAACTGA
- a CDS encoding Crotonobetainyl-CoA:carnitine CoA-transferase CaiB-like acyl-CoA transferase gives MTSKRNVLSGYRVLDCSIAMAGPLAAQRLGDLGADVVKVEPVTGEWQRHVSAGGAGGNRINVSFLSLNRNKRSLSVNLKDPAGKALLLDLVKTADVFLQNYRPGVAKRLGVDYETLSAINPSLVYVSMSGYGESGPYINHPGQDLILQGLSGAMLSAGREGEAPTPAGQYLVDAVTAYTAFEGVLAALLHRERTGEGQLVQVNMLDAITTLQMQELSVYTVAGKPQKRSSEPHAHVYIRSPYGAFATSDGFIILAFPPLKRLGELIGEPSFLDMNDEVDSWARRDEIFAKTRAKLMERTSAEWLDMFRANDIWCGPVYGYEDLLKDPQIAHNGTFVTYDHPTEGRVTTPGFPIKFSKTPSSVERGAPLAGEHTREVLTEAGFSPEKIDELVGSGVVGEAEIA, from the coding sequence ATGACAAGCAAGCGTAACGTACTCAGCGGATACCGCGTTCTCGATTGCTCGATTGCCATGGCGGGCCCTCTCGCGGCGCAACGCCTTGGCGACCTCGGGGCTGATGTGGTCAAGGTGGAGCCGGTTACCGGCGAGTGGCAGCGCCATGTCTCCGCTGGGGGCGCCGGCGGCAATCGCATCAATGTCTCGTTCTTGTCGCTGAACCGCAACAAGCGCTCGTTGTCGGTCAATCTGAAAGACCCGGCGGGCAAGGCGCTGCTGCTCGATCTCGTCAAAACGGCGGATGTCTTTCTGCAGAATTACCGTCCGGGCGTCGCCAAACGTCTCGGTGTCGACTACGAGACCCTCTCGGCGATCAATCCGAGCCTCGTCTATGTCTCCATGTCCGGTTATGGCGAGAGCGGGCCTTATATCAATCATCCTGGACAGGACCTCATCCTTCAGGGGCTCTCGGGGGCGATGCTGTCTGCCGGGCGGGAGGGCGAGGCGCCGACGCCTGCCGGCCAGTATCTCGTCGACGCCGTCACGGCTTACACGGCCTTCGAGGGCGTGCTCGCCGCGCTTCTCCACCGCGAACGCACGGGGGAGGGGCAGCTCGTTCAGGTCAATATGCTGGACGCCATCACGACCCTGCAGATGCAGGAATTGTCGGTCTATACGGTTGCCGGCAAGCCCCAGAAGCGCTCCAGCGAGCCGCATGCCCATGTCTATATCCGTTCGCCCTACGGTGCCTTCGCGACGAGCGATGGCTTCATCATCCTTGCCTTCCCGCCCCTGAAGCGTCTTGGCGAGTTGATCGGCGAACCGTCCTTCCTGGATATGAACGACGAAGTCGACAGCTGGGCGCGCCGCGATGAAATCTTCGCCAAGACCCGCGCGAAACTGATGGAGCGCACCAGTGCCGAATGGCTGGACATGTTTCGCGCCAACGACATCTGGTGCGGGCCGGTTTATGGCTACGAGGATTTGCTGAAAGATCCGCAGATCGCCCATAACGGCACCTTCGTCACCTATGATCACCCGACCGAGGGCCGTGTCACCACTCCGGGCTTCCCGATCAAGTTCTCGAAGACCCCGTCGAGCGTCGAGCGCGGCGCGCCGCTGGCCGGTGAACATACGCGCGAGGTCCTGACGGAAGCCGGCTTTTCCCCCGAGAAGATCGACGAACTCGTGGGTTCCGGCGTGGTCGGCGAGGCGGAGATCGCGTGA
- a CDS encoding Maltose/maltodextrin ABC transporter, substrate binding periplasmic protein MalE: protein MRYRALTWDHPRGYNALAAAAAGLDEARDGLAIDWDKQPLEGFEEHPIEDLCARYDLVVMDHPHVGEAVTRGCLRPLEEVFKADDLAAWARDSIGPSLASYRFGGVHWALPLDAATQVMALRADLLDQEVPRTWQDVLDLSQRKPVVLSLAGPHACLSFLSIAASLGEPPAVADADVLVSEAVGLDGLAIMAELDGRMPEATRAKNPIGILEHMARHEDVALCPLVYGYVNYAAPAAGQGRPITFANAPRGTAGGRPGSTLGGTGIGLSRRCAITPQLLDHLRWLLSAEAQRGFIPDHDGQPSRRDAWHDAGVNDRWGGFYNNTAETLEAAYVRPRHDGYIAFQTDASEMLREALAGRCSHRDVLARLQDRYAQSRRKGGER, encoded by the coding sequence ATGCGCTACCGCGCCCTCACATGGGACCATCCCCGCGGCTACAACGCGCTTGCCGCGGCGGCCGCCGGGCTCGACGAGGCCAGGGATGGCCTCGCCATCGACTGGGACAAGCAGCCGCTGGAAGGCTTCGAGGAGCATCCCATCGAGGACCTCTGCGCGCGCTATGACCTCGTTGTGATGGATCATCCCCATGTGGGTGAGGCGGTGACGCGGGGGTGTCTGCGTCCGCTGGAGGAGGTGTTCAAGGCTGATGATCTCGCCGCCTGGGCACGCGACAGCATTGGCCCAAGTCTCGCCAGCTACCGTTTCGGCGGCGTGCATTGGGCGTTGCCCCTCGATGCCGCGACCCAGGTGATGGCACTGCGTGCCGATCTCCTCGACCAGGAGGTTCCCCGAACCTGGCAGGACGTTCTGGATCTTTCTCAGCGCAAGCCGGTCGTGCTCTCGCTCGCCGGTCCGCACGCCTGCCTCAGCTTCCTCTCGATTGCCGCGTCGCTTGGGGAGCCGCCCGCCGTCGCGGATGCAGATGTCCTGGTGTCCGAGGCGGTCGGCCTCGACGGGCTCGCCATCATGGCTGAACTCGATGGCCGGATGCCGGAGGCAACGCGCGCGAAGAACCCGATCGGCATCCTCGAGCATATGGCGCGTCACGAGGACGTGGCGCTGTGCCCGCTCGTCTACGGCTACGTCAACTACGCCGCGCCTGCCGCGGGGCAGGGCAGGCCGATCACCTTTGCCAATGCCCCGCGTGGGACAGCAGGCGGGCGTCCGGGCTCGACGCTGGGCGGCACCGGCATCGGTCTGTCGCGGCGCTGCGCAATCACCCCGCAGTTGCTCGACCATTTGCGTTGGCTGCTGAGTGCCGAAGCCCAGCGTGGCTTCATTCCCGATCACGATGGCCAGCCGAGCCGGCGCGATGCCTGGCACGACGCCGGTGTCAATGACCGCTGGGGCGGGTTCTACAACAATACGGCCGAGACGCTGGAGGCAGCCTATGTCCGCCCGCGCCATGACGGCTACATCGCCTTCCAGACGGACGCTTCCGAGATGCTGCGCGAGGCCCTTGCCGGGCGCTGTTCGCATCGAGATGTCCTTGCCCGTCTCCAGGATCGATATGCCCAGAGCCGCCGGAAGGGCGGCGAGCGCTAG
- the echA gene encoding putative enoyl-CoA hydratase echA8 (Evidence 3 : Putative function from multiple computational evidences) has protein sequence MIEEIGFTIDGFVATITLNRPAKLNAVTPEMASALVAAVKRCNDDDAIRCVVLTGAGPKSFSCGSDIRELDRYDTAWNFRNREDYCDAIRNLRKPSIAAVNGYAFGGGLETAMSCDIRIASDNAQFGAPEIKLGWIGGGGVAAFLSHSIGSSNAAMMILTGDPIDAAKALAWGLVSEVVPQDALLARAQELAAIIASRAPVAAETAKMNLAAAHALPITQAIAYERDLQTICFATEDAAEGRAAFKEKRQPVFRRK, from the coding sequence ATGATAGAAGAAATCGGCTTCACGATCGACGGCTTTGTTGCCACGATCACCCTGAATCGCCCGGCGAAGCTCAATGCGGTGACGCCGGAGATGGCTTCGGCCCTGGTTGCCGCCGTCAAGCGCTGCAATGACGACGACGCCATTCGCTGCGTCGTGCTTACGGGCGCCGGACCGAAGTCCTTCTCCTGCGGCTCGGACATCCGCGAACTCGATCGCTACGACACCGCGTGGAACTTCCGCAACCGCGAGGACTATTGCGACGCCATCCGCAATCTGCGCAAGCCGTCGATCGCCGCGGTGAACGGCTATGCCTTCGGCGGTGGGCTTGAGACGGCCATGAGCTGCGATATCCGCATTGCCTCCGACAACGCGCAATTCGGCGCGCCGGAGATCAAACTCGGGTGGATCGGCGGTGGCGGCGTTGCTGCCTTCCTTTCGCACAGCATCGGTTCGTCCAATGCGGCCATGATGATCCTCACGGGCGATCCGATCGACGCGGCCAAGGCTCTCGCCTGGGGGCTTGTCAGCGAAGTCGTGCCGCAGGACGCGTTGCTGGCACGCGCTCAGGAACTGGCGGCGATCATCGCCAGCCGGGCGCCGGTGGCCGCCGAGACCGCGAAGATGAATCTGGCGGCCGCGCATGCGCTGCCGATCACGCAGGCCATCGCCTATGAACGCGATCTCCAGACCATCTGCTTCGCCACGGAGGACGCCGCCGAGGGGCGGGCCGCGTTCAAGGAAAAGCGCCAGCCGGTCTTCCGGCGCAAGTAG
- a CDS encoding hypothetical protein (Evidence 5 : Unknown function), translating into MRIFMDVISRDVLLVVKSNGQYEILLL; encoded by the coding sequence TTGCGCATTTTCATGGACGTCATCTCCCGAGATGTTCTTCTAGTGGTGAAATCTAACGGTCAGTACGAAATATTATTATTATGA
- a CDS encoding Carbohydrate ABC transporter substrate-binding protein (CUT1 family): protein MKMRKILSGSFATAVAGTMLFAATGAYAQSGKTVVTFAASHFAEVGRGDRLKAWVEKFNAANPDIEVKPVTIPFSSFASTIFTQLGGKGGPDLIRFDLPEFYAAAASNSVLSWDGVINDADYKFTSADSYLKINGKRYGVAFDTANYAMIYNAALLPDGKPPKTFDEFLAAAKAATKDGNYGFAYRATMAERGGVWYDITNFVYGFGGRWSKPDGTPTFNSPEVVAGVAAYKQVYDAGITPKGTDAATYRRMFWEGKIATVVDNGGVATILTSQGKAHPISAAHSPFPHREQGMILAPITINANTKVKDAAAKFLRWMLEPKNQQELQTLLGAVNVATIVERTPEELKAMPWLKAYDDQTPYSVPALPQGLEVKSPEIQQIVVQQLLKVLQGGVAPQVAMDEAQRLVQTRVLGQ, encoded by the coding sequence ATGAAAATGCGCAAAATATTGTCTGGGTCTTTTGCAACCGCGGTCGCGGGGACGATGCTTTTTGCTGCGACGGGCGCCTATGCGCAGTCGGGAAAGACCGTGGTCACCTTCGCGGCCTCGCATTTCGCTGAAGTCGGTCGGGGGGACAGGCTGAAAGCGTGGGTTGAGAAGTTCAACGCGGCGAACCCGGACATCGAAGTCAAGCCGGTCACCATTCCCTTCTCGTCCTTCGCCTCCACCATCTTCACCCAACTCGGCGGCAAGGGCGGCCCGGATCTCATCCGCTTCGATCTGCCCGAGTTCTACGCTGCGGCCGCCTCCAATTCCGTGCTCTCATGGGATGGCGTGATCAATGACGCCGACTATAAATTCACCAGCGCCGACAGCTATCTGAAGATCAACGGCAAGCGCTATGGCGTCGCCTTCGATACCGCGAATTACGCGATGATCTACAACGCGGCGCTGCTTCCGGATGGCAAACCGCCGAAGACCTTCGACGAGTTCCTCGCCGCCGCCAAGGCCGCGACCAAGGACGGCAACTACGGCTTCGCCTATCGCGCCACCATGGCCGAGCGCGGCGGTGTATGGTATGATATTACCAATTTCGTCTATGGCTTTGGTGGCCGCTGGTCGAAGCCCGACGGCACGCCGACCTTCAACAGCCCGGAAGTCGTCGCGGGCGTCGCTGCCTACAAGCAGGTCTATGATGCCGGCATCACGCCAAAGGGCACGGATGCGGCCACCTATCGCCGCATGTTCTGGGAAGGCAAGATCGCGACCGTCGTCGACAATGGTGGTGTGGCCACGATCCTGACCTCCCAGGGCAAGGCGCATCCCATCAGCGCGGCGCATTCCCCCTTTCCGCATCGCGAGCAGGGGATGATCCTCGCGCCCATCACCATCAACGCCAACACGAAGGTGAAGGACGCTGCGGCGAAGTTCCTGCGGTGGATGCTGGAGCCCAAGAATCAGCAGGAGCTGCAGACCCTGCTCGGGGCGGTCAACGTCGCCACGATCGTCGAGCGCACGCCGGAGGAACTCAAGGCGATGCCTTGGCTGAAGGCCTATGACGACCAGACGCCTTATAGCGTTCCGGCTCTGCCGCAGGGGCTTGAGGTCAAGTCACCCGAGATCCAGCAGATCGTCGTGCAGCAGCTCCTCAAGGTTCTGCAGGGCGGCGTCGCCCCTCAGGTGGCGATGGACGAGGCGCAGCGCCTCGTGCAGACCCGCGTGCTCGGCCAGTAA
- a CDS encoding Carbohydrate ABC transporter membrane protein 1 (CUT1 family) — translation MTRPPSHDTAIAARKTDPSRWLPMVFIAPVTLYLLAFQFYPLVQQFFLSVTSTSLLNPGNSTFVGADNYRELLTDPEFAQSLRVTVVYTLICVVGSIFLGLMAALLLDRPFRGRGLARALVTVPWAAPPVAAALIFTWMYNAQYGLFSRLAQFFGFSSGGVNWLDEPSMALPAILITTLWQIFPFSAVVILAALQGVPSELREAAVIDGADRFSVFKAVVWPTIRPTVTLLTLLITVWSLRRFDVIWLMTQGGPLGETNTLVIDLYRRAFVYLDLGKAAAVGVIGLVIAVLVTVVYFWVSQRTEAATGKR, via the coding sequence ATGACCAGACCGCCCTCGCACGATACGGCGATTGCCGCCCGCAAAACGGATCCGAGCCGATGGCTGCCGATGGTCTTCATCGCGCCGGTCACGCTGTACCTGCTGGCGTTCCAGTTCTACCCGCTCGTGCAGCAATTCTTCCTGAGCGTGACCTCGACGTCATTGCTCAATCCGGGCAACAGCACCTTCGTGGGCGCTGACAACTACCGGGAATTGCTCACGGATCCGGAATTCGCCCAGTCACTGCGGGTGACGGTGGTCTACACCCTCATCTGCGTCGTGGGATCCATCTTCCTCGGCCTGATGGCCGCGCTCCTGCTTGATCGTCCGTTCCGTGGGCGAGGGCTCGCGCGGGCGCTGGTCACCGTGCCGTGGGCTGCGCCGCCGGTGGCGGCCGCGCTGATCTTTACCTGGATGTACAATGCGCAATACGGCCTCTTCAGCCGGCTGGCGCAGTTTTTCGGCTTCTCCTCGGGGGGCGTGAACTGGCTGGACGAGCCGTCGATGGCCCTGCCGGCGATCCTGATCACCACGCTCTGGCAAATCTTTCCCTTCTCGGCGGTGGTCATCCTGGCCGCGCTTCAGGGCGTTCCGTCGGAATTGCGCGAAGCGGCCGTCATCGATGGCGCCGATCGCTTCAGCGTTTTCAAGGCCGTGGTCTGGCCGACGATCCGTCCCACGGTGACCCTGCTGACGCTCCTTATCACGGTCTGGTCGCTCCGGCGCTTCGACGTGATCTGGCTGATGACGCAAGGCGGCCCCCTTGGTGAGACCAATACGCTCGTCATCGATCTCTACCGGCGCGCCTTCGTCTATCTCGATCTCGGCAAGGCCGCGGCGGTCGGCGTGATCGGTCTCGTCATCGCGGTTCTCGTGACCGTCGTCTATTTCTGGGTTTCGCAGCGCACCGAAGCTGCGACCGGAAAGCGGTGA